One genomic segment of Coffea arabica cultivar ET-39 chromosome 6e, Coffea Arabica ET-39 HiFi, whole genome shotgun sequence includes these proteins:
- the LOC140009643 gene encoding uncharacterized protein — translation MDNLLAANNAQGCHHPYQLHLPRGPVKQRLIGNCRGPILGLYTWQPRAWDELFHQHPELTRSARLREVPCFFSWRRLWEPRIRVFVLMARTRSKRTADNTDPGAGEGSRRLETEAARDAGGSTLSGERKQQIYQFVTENLPMLEDIIRQAKEGGEAGGAQTSKAKGKERGPHPIPSEDESRDQPPRRKRPRTPPRPQASMVGDSERSYHDRSAGGRLRNPSSWKLARNEQERSPARSIRSRPRDLPQWQPVRDELEQILRPQPYEDNYAASPFTREVEDYPLPRRFKIPNIELYDGSTDPEDHLSVFLTHMCLQTAADALRCKTFPMFLKGKARLWFQGLAPGSIRSFTELARQFAAQFVSSKTYSKNAAHLMAVKQKPDKSLKNFMTRFNTESLQIRDKDEKVVMAAFMNGLRVEELYYKHVEQPPKNLGELLTRAHAAANAEEAGRLKRESDRELGDRKGRANHPETKDGQARKNVFDRLSKDRAPAPPPLPEKGYTPLTRPRAQILAVMETEGLGDRSPKMGTPRNKSNQDRYCAFHRDVGHDTEGCWALKREIEDLVQRDFLGRFVRQGRPGQEPGRAYRGERGEGQHRDRPDRRGAPRGYSPDQDAQNLAGVINTIAGGPTGGDSHAARKSKRSPPEGDDSLKRLRMDEEITFGPRDAVPLASGNHEAIIIHVVTNNYRVKKVYVDQGSAVDIMFYRVFKELGLEDGQLTPVRTPLVGFTGPPVHLEGMINLMVMVGQAPKCRTIPVNFVVVKQPSPYNIFLGRPALNALRAIPSTLHLSVKFPTPEGIAEVHGDPEVARTCYLALLRGHEKVVAQTVSLEPYIPGEEERQRDTPDVIEEFPLKEGRPDQTIRIGASLPPKEKDDLKALLREYAQVFAWTVEDMPGIPTDLADHHLNIDPRFKPVKQKKRNFTPERNEVIRKEVGKLLESKIIMEVYYPTWLANPVLVKKEDQSWRMCVDFTDLNKACPKDCFPLPRIDRLVDATVGFDVLCFLDAFKGYHQIEMAEEDRENTSFFTEEGTYCYRTMPFGLKNAGATYQRLVNKLFQNQIGRNMEVYVDDMIVKSRAGPQLVPDLREILSILPESRMRLNPKKCIFGVRSGRFLGFLVSREGIRANPEKLQAIMDMAPPRSVKEVQRLTGTMAAQNRFLSRSAIRGLPFFRILKAPKDFQWTEECGKAFADLKAYLAELHTLTAPEQGDTLFLRALHGPETRYTPAEKLVLALVHAARKLRPYFQAHSIVVMTDQPLRQILTKPEVSGRMSKWAVELAEHDIGYRPRTAIKAQALADFLAEGASLTLTELSSLREGVQPKEPWVLFVDGASSKEGSGAGLLLISPTGEELTYALRFDFPASNNEAEYEALLTGLR, via the exons ATGGATAACCTTCTGGCTGCCAATAATGCTCAAGGATGTCACCATCCATACCAGCTTCACTTGCCGAGGGGACCTGTGAAGCAAAGACTAATAGGAAACTGCAGAGGCCCCATCCTGGGCCTgtacacgtggcagcccagg GCTTGGGACGAGCTCTTCCATCAGCACCCCGAGCTTACCAGGTCAGCTCGGCTAAGGGAAGTCCCGTGCTTTTtcagttggcgccgtctgtgggaaccgAGGATACGAGTATTTGTGTTGATGGCGAGGACGCGTTCCAAGCGAACCGCGGATAACACCGATCCTGGAGCCGGCGAGGGATCCCGGCGGCTGGAGACCGAGGCAGCTCGAGACGCCGGGGGCTCGACCCTTTCTGGGGAACGGAAACAGCAGATCTATCAGTTTGTGACCGAGAATCTCCCCATGCTGGAAGATATAATCCGACAGGCGAAGGAGGGGGGAGAGGCTGGCGGGGCGCAGACCTCCAAGGCGAAAGGGAAGGAGAGGGGGCCGCACCCCATCCCCTCAGAGGATGAGTCGCGGGACCAGCCCCCCAGGAGGAAACGACCGCGGACTCCTCCCAGGCCGCAGGCCTCGATGGTCGGGGACAGCGAGAGGTCTTATCACGACCGGTCCGCCGGGGGTCGGCTGAGGAACCCCTCCTCATGGAAGCTTGCACGGAACGAGCAGGAGCGCTCCCCCGCCCGGTCAATCAGGAGCCGTCCGCGGGACCTTCCCCAATGGCAGCCCGTCCGGGACGAGCTCGAGCAGATCCTGCGACCGCAACCGTACGAGGACAACTACGCCGCCTCGCCCTTCACTCGTGAGGTTGAGGACTACCCGTTACCTCGGAGGTTTAAGATCCCGAACATCGAGCTGTACGATGGCTCGACTGACCCGGAAGACCACCTCTCGGTCTTCCTGACGCACATGTGCCTACAAACCGCCGCGGATGCCCTCCGTTGCAAGACCTTCCCCATGTTTCTTAAGGGAAAAGCACGGCTCTGGTTCCAGGGCCTGGCGCCGGGGTCTATCCGGAGTTTCACCGAGCTGGCCCGACAGTTCGCCGCCCAGTTCGTCTCCTCGAAAACCTACTCGAAAAACGCGGCTCACCTGATGGCCGTCAAGCAGAAGCCGGACAAGTCCCTAAAGAATTTCATGACGCGCTTCAACACAGAAAGCCTGCAGATCAGAGATAAGGATGAGAAGGTGGTTATGGCCGCCTTCATGAACGGGCTAAGGGTAGAGGAGCTCTACTACAAACATGTCGAACAACCCCCGAAGAATCTGGGAGAGCTCCTGACCCGGGCTCACGCTGCTGCTAACGCAGAGGAGGCCGGCCGCCTGAAACGAGAATCAGATCGGGAGCTCGGGGACCGGAAAGGACGGGCAAACCACCCTGAAACCAAGGATGGCCAAGCCAGGAAGAACGTCTTCGATCGCCTCTCCAAGGATAGGGCCCCCGCTCCACCGCCGCTCCCTGAAAAAGGGTACACGCCCCTAACCCGGCCAAGGGCGCAAATCCTGGCTGTCATGGAGACAGAGGGCCTGGGAGACCGGTCGCCCAAAATGGGCACACCTCGGAATAAGAGTAATCAGGACCGGTACTGTGCCTTCCACAGGGACGTCGGGCACGACACTGAGGGGTGTTGGGCCCTAAAGAGGGAGATCGAGGACCTCGTTCAGCGCGATTTCCTGGGTCGGTTTGTGCGGCAAGGTCGCCCCGGCCAGGAGCCCGGACGCGCCTACCGAGGAGAGAGAGGCGAGGGTCAGCACCGTGACCGACCTGATCGGCGGGGCGCGCCCCGGGGTTATTCACCCGACCAGGATGCCCAGAACTTGGCAGGGGTGATAAACACCATTGCCGGCGGTCCCACAGGGGGGGACAGCCACGCAGCTCGGAAAAGCAAGCGATCTCCCCCTGAGGGGGACGACTCCCTAAAACGCCTGCGCATGGACGAGGAGATCACCTTCGGGCCGAGGGACGCGGTTCCCCTAGCATCTGGGAACCATGAGGCCATCATCATCCATGTCGTAACCAACAACTATCGAGTGAAAAAGGTATACGTCGACCAAGGGAGTGCGGTCGACATTATGTTCTATCGGGTGTTCAAGGAGCTCGGCCTGGAGGATGGACAGCTGACTCCTGTGCGGACACCTCTGGTAGGCTTTACCGGACCGCCTGTCCACCTGGAGGGAATGATCAACCTGATGGTCATGGTGGGGCAAGCCCCCAAGTGCCGGACCATCCCCGTCAACTTCGTGGTGGTCAAGCAACCATCCCCGTACAACATATTCCTTGGCCGGCCCGCTTTGAATGCCCTCCGAGCGATTCCCTCAACTCTCCACCTTAGCGTCAAATTCCCCACCCCGGAAGGAATTGCCGAGGTGCATGGAGATCCGGAAGTGGCCCGAACTTGTTACCTCGCCCTGCTCAGGGGGCATGAGAAGGTGGTTGCCCAGACGGTCAGCTTGGAGCCCTATATCCCGGGGGAGGAGGAGCGGCAGCGGGATACTCCGGATGTGATCGAGGAATTCCCGCTGAAGGAGGGGAGGCCTGACCAGACAATCCGTATCGGTGCATCACTGCCGCCCAAAGAGAAGGATGACCTGAAGGCCCTCTTAAGAGAGTACGCCCAGGTTTTCGCTTGGACGGTAGAGGACATGCCGGGGATTCCGACCGACCTGGCGGACCACCACCTTAACATAGATCCTCGCTTCAAACCGGTGAAGCAGAAGAAGAGAAACTTCACTCCCGAGAGGAATGAGGTGATTAGGAAGGAGGTCGGAAAGCTGCTGGAATCCAAAATTATCATGGAGGTCTATTACCCGACCTGGTTGGCCAACCCTGTTCTGGTAAAAAAGGAGGACCAATCCTGGAGGATGTGCGTTGACTTCACAGATCTCAATAAAGCATGCCCAAAGGACTGTTTCCCCTTGCCGAGGATCGACAGGTTAGTAGATGCTACTGTTGGTTTTGATGTTTTGTGTTTCTTGGATGCCTTTAAAGGATACCACCAGATAGAGATGGCCGAGGAGGATCGAGAAAACACATCCTTCTTCACCGAGGAAGGGACCTACTGCTACCGGACGATGCCGTTCGGGCTGAAGAACGCTGGAGCTACCTACCAGCGTTTGGTCAATAAACTGTTCCAGAACCAGATCGGCCGGAACATGGAGGTTTACGTGGACGACATGATCGTCAAGAGTCGGGCTGGACCCCAGCTCGTCCCCGACCTGAGGGAGATCTTGAGCATCCTCCCGGAGAGTCGGATGCGGTTGAACCCGAAGAAGTGCATCTTCGGAGTTAGGTCGGGCCGGTTTCTCGGTTTCTTGGTCTCACGAGAGGGGATCCGGGCCAACCCCGAAAAACTCCAGGCCATCATGGACATGGCCCCTCCACGGAGTGTGAAGGAGGTCCAGCGACTCACGGGAACGATGGCCGCCCAGAATAGATTCCTCTCTCGGTCCGCGATAAGGGGGCTCCCCTTCTTCCGAATCCTTAAGGCACCCAAAGACTTTCAGTGGACCGAGGAGTGCGGGAAGGCCTTCGCTGACCTCAAGGCGTATCTAGCCGAGCTACACACCCTGACCGCCCCGGAACAGGGGGACACCTTGTTCCT CCGAGCTCTACACGGACCGGAGACCCGGTACACACCTGCTGAAAAACTGGTCTTGGCTTTGGTGCACGCCGCCCGGAAACTCCGGCCTTATTTCCAGGCCCACAGCATCGTCGTCATGACCGACCAGCCTCTACGACAGATACTCACGAAGCCCGAGGTCTCGGGCAGGATGAGTAAGTGGGCTGTCGAGCTAGCCGAGCACGATATCGGCTACCGGCCCCGCACAGCCATCAAAGCCCAAGCCCTGGCGGACTTCCTCGCTGAGGGGGCCAGCTTGACACTAACTGAGCTAAGCTCTCTGCGCGAGGGGGTGCAGCCGAAGGAGCCATGGGTGCTGTTCGTGGACGGGGCCTCCAGCAAGGAGGGAAGCGGAGCCGGCCTACTGCTCATCTCGCCAACAGGGGAAGAACTGACCTATGCTCTCCGGTTCGACTTCCCCGCGTCTAACAATGAGGCTGAGTATGAGGCCCTACTGACGGGATTGCGATAG
- the LOC113695883 gene encoding CBL-interacting serine/threonine-protein kinase 24-like isoform X1, with protein MKRVVKKKLGKYELGRTIGEGTFAKVKFAQNTETGESVAVKVLAKSTILKHKMVDQIKREISIMKIVRHPYIVRLHEVLASKTKIFIVLEFVTGGELFDKIVHQGRLSEDDSRRYFQQLIDAVAHCHSKGVYHRDLKPENLLLDSQGNLKVSDFGLSALPQQGVDLLHTTCGTPNYVAPEVLSHRGYDGAAADLWSCGVILYVLTAGYLPFDERDLPTLYQKINAAEFSCPFWFSPGVAALLLKILDPNPETRIKIDGIRRDRWFRKNYVAVRHKEDEAVNLDDVDAVFDDIEDHYVKEQSENKDSGPLLMNAFEMITLSQGLNLSVLFDRQQDCVKRQTRFVSRQPAKVIIATIEAAGESFGLKVHTRNYKTRLEGVSANKAGQFAVVLEVFEVAPSLFMVDVRKAAGDTLEYHKFYKNFCAKLDHIIWKTKEGVSDTALLGTMTRRSGCAGVKQIS; from the exons ATGAAGAGGGTGGTGAAGAAAAAGCTAGGCAAGTATGAGCTGGGAAGAACCATTGGAGAAGGAACTTTTGCAAAGGTTAAGTTTGCACAGAACACCGAGACGGGCGAGAGCGTGGCTGTCAAAGTCTTGGCCAAGAGTACTATTCTCAAGCACAAAATGGTTGATCAG ATAAAAAGAGAGATTTCAATAATGAAGATAGTAAGACATCCATACATAGTCAGGCTTCATGAG gtGTTAGCAAGCAAGACGAAGATATTCATTGTACTTGAGTTTGTTACTGGAGGAGAACTCTTTGATAAAATT GTTCACCAGGGAAGGCTTTCAGAGGATGATTCCAGGCGGTACTTTCAGCAACTTATAGATGCAGTTGCACACTGTCACAGTAAGGGTGTATACCACAGAGATTTAAAG CCTGAAAATTTGCTCCTTGATTCCCAAGGAAACTTGAAGGTATCTGATTTTGGACTCAGTGCACTACCTCAACAA GGAGTTGATCTTCTACATACAACTTGCGGAACTCCAAATTATGTGGCACCTGAG GTGTTAAGCCACCGTGGTTATGATGGTGCTGCCGCTGATCTGTGGTCATGTGGAGTTATTCTTTATGTGTTGACAGCAGGATACCTCCCTTTTGATGAGAGAGACCTTCCAACCTTGTATCAAAAG ATCAACGCTGCAGAATTTTCATGTCCATTTTGGTTTTCTCCTGGTGTTGCAGCATTGTTACTTAAAATACTTGATCCCAACCCTGAAACT CGAATTAAGATTGATGGAATAAGAAGAGACCGATGGTTCCGGAAAAACTACGTGGCTGTCAGACACAAAGAAGATGAAGCGGTGAATTTGGATGATGTTGATGCTGTTTTTGATGACATCGAG GATCACTATGTAAAAGAACAATCTGAAAATAAGGACAGTGGCCCTCTCCTCATGAACGCATTTGAGATGATTACTCTATCTCAAGGATTAAACCTATCAGTCTTATTTGACAGGCAGCAG GACTGTGTCAAGCGGCAAACCCGTTTTGTTTCACGCCAACCTGCTAAAGTGATAATTGCAACAATTGAAGCAGCTGGAGAATCATTCGGTCTAAAGGTTCATACACGAAACTACAAG ACAAGACTTGAAGGTGTATCTGCAAACAAGGCTGGTCAATTTGCTGTTGTTCTGGAG GTTTTTGAAGTTGCACCGTCTCTTTTCATGGTGGATGTCCGAAAGGCTGCTGGGGATACGCTTGAGTATCATAAG TTTTACAAGAACTTCTGTGCTAAGCTTGATCATATTATTTGGAAAACAAAGGAGGGTGTTTCAGACACTGCTCTGCTTGGAACTATGACTCGCCGATCCGGTTGTGCAGGTGTGAAGCAAATCAGTTAG
- the LOC113695883 gene encoding CBL-interacting protein kinase 24-like isoform X2, protein MNLLTCLLLYQIKREISIMKIVRHPYIVRLHEVLASKTKIFIVLEFVTGGELFDKIVHQGRLSEDDSRRYFQQLIDAVAHCHSKGVYHRDLKPENLLLDSQGNLKVSDFGLSALPQQGVDLLHTTCGTPNYVAPEVLSHRGYDGAAADLWSCGVILYVLTAGYLPFDERDLPTLYQKINAAEFSCPFWFSPGVAALLLKILDPNPETRIKIDGIRRDRWFRKNYVAVRHKEDEAVNLDDVDAVFDDIEDHYVKEQSENKDSGPLLMNAFEMITLSQGLNLSVLFDRQQDCVKRQTRFVSRQPAKVIIATIEAAGESFGLKVHTRNYKTRLEGVSANKAGQFAVVLEVFEVAPSLFMVDVRKAAGDTLEYHKFYKNFCAKLDHIIWKTKEGVSDTALLGTMTRRSGCAGVKQIS, encoded by the exons ATGAATTTACTGACTTGCTTACTCCTTTACCAGATAAAAAGAGAGATTTCAATAATGAAGATAGTAAGACATCCATACATAGTCAGGCTTCATGAG gtGTTAGCAAGCAAGACGAAGATATTCATTGTACTTGAGTTTGTTACTGGAGGAGAACTCTTTGATAAAATT GTTCACCAGGGAAGGCTTTCAGAGGATGATTCCAGGCGGTACTTTCAGCAACTTATAGATGCAGTTGCACACTGTCACAGTAAGGGTGTATACCACAGAGATTTAAAG CCTGAAAATTTGCTCCTTGATTCCCAAGGAAACTTGAAGGTATCTGATTTTGGACTCAGTGCACTACCTCAACAA GGAGTTGATCTTCTACATACAACTTGCGGAACTCCAAATTATGTGGCACCTGAG GTGTTAAGCCACCGTGGTTATGATGGTGCTGCCGCTGATCTGTGGTCATGTGGAGTTATTCTTTATGTGTTGACAGCAGGATACCTCCCTTTTGATGAGAGAGACCTTCCAACCTTGTATCAAAAG ATCAACGCTGCAGAATTTTCATGTCCATTTTGGTTTTCTCCTGGTGTTGCAGCATTGTTACTTAAAATACTTGATCCCAACCCTGAAACT CGAATTAAGATTGATGGAATAAGAAGAGACCGATGGTTCCGGAAAAACTACGTGGCTGTCAGACACAAAGAAGATGAAGCGGTGAATTTGGATGATGTTGATGCTGTTTTTGATGACATCGAG GATCACTATGTAAAAGAACAATCTGAAAATAAGGACAGTGGCCCTCTCCTCATGAACGCATTTGAGATGATTACTCTATCTCAAGGATTAAACCTATCAGTCTTATTTGACAGGCAGCAG GACTGTGTCAAGCGGCAAACCCGTTTTGTTTCACGCCAACCTGCTAAAGTGATAATTGCAACAATTGAAGCAGCTGGAGAATCATTCGGTCTAAAGGTTCATACACGAAACTACAAG ACAAGACTTGAAGGTGTATCTGCAAACAAGGCTGGTCAATTTGCTGTTGTTCTGGAG GTTTTTGAAGTTGCACCGTCTCTTTTCATGGTGGATGTCCGAAAGGCTGCTGGGGATACGCTTGAGTATCATAAG TTTTACAAGAACTTCTGTGCTAAGCTTGATCATATTATTTGGAAAACAAAGGAGGGTGTTTCAGACACTGCTCTGCTTGGAACTATGACTCGCCGATCCGGTTGTGCAGGTGTGAAGCAAATCAGTTAG
- the LOC113697531 gene encoding EIN3-binding F-box protein 1, whose amino-acid sequence MPALVNYGGDDDFYAGRSICSADSGLVLSIADVYCPPRKRSRVSAPYAVDSRLFDKERNPSIETLPDECLFEIFRRLPGAQERSASACVSKRWLMLLSSVRNSEFCRSNSPQEQLATKEVKKTESDVEMISADGDMEIECNGYLTRSLEGKKATDVRLAAIAVGTACRGGLGKLSVRGCNSVRGVTNNGLSAIAHGCPSLRALSLWNVPAIGDEGLFEIARECHSLEKLDLCQCPSISDKGLAAVAKNCPSLSALTIESCSNIGNESLQAIGSYCPKLQSITIKDCPLIGDQGVAGLLSSASVALTKVKLQVLNISDFSLAVIGHYGKSITNLVLTGLQNVSQKGFWVMGNAQGLRMLSSLTITSCRGTSDLSLEALGKGCPNLRQMCLRKCCFVSDNGLVAFAKAAGSLECLQLEECNRITETGILNALSNCNSKLKSLSIVKCMGIKSMPSETPALSPCESLRSLSIRSCPWFNSTSLALVGKLCPQLHHLDLSGLCGITDAALLPLLESCESLVKVNLSDCGNLTDKVIIALAELHGATLELLNLEGCKKVTDASLVAIADSCLFLNDLDVSKCSITDSGVAALSNGVHLNLQVLSLSGCSMVSNRSLPHLKKLGETLVGLNLQHCNSISSSSIERLVENLWRCDILS is encoded by the exons atGCCTGCTCTTGTTAATTATGGTG GTGATGATGATTTCTACGCTGGGCGGTCAATCTGTTCTGCTGATTCAGGGCTCGTGCTATCTATTGCTGATGTTTATTGCCCTCCTAGAAAACGTTCACGTGTTAGCGCACCATATGCTGTTGACAGTCGTTTGTTTGACAAAGAGCGGAACCCTTCCATTGAAACTCTTCCTGACGAGTGCCTATTTGAGATCTTTAGACGCCTTCCTGGAGCACAAGAGAGGAGTGCCTCAGCTTGTGTTTCCAAACGCTGGCTCATGCTCTTAAGTAGTGTCCGCAACTCTGAATTTTGCAGGAGCAATAGCCCTCAGGAACAATTAGCTACTAAAGAAGTGAAGAAAACAGAAAGTGATGTGGAAATGATCTCTGCTGATGGAGATATGGAAATAGAGTGCAATGGTTACCTTACAAGGTCCTTGGAAGGAAAGAAGGCAACAGATGTTAGACTAGCTGCTATTGCTGTTGGGACTGCTTGCCGTGGAGGACTCGGTAAGCTTTCAGTCAGGGGATGCAACTCTGTTCGTGGAGTTACAAATAATGGTCTATCAGCAATTGCCCATGGTTGCCCTTCTCTGAGGGCACTTTCTCTGTGGAATGTCCCAGCTATTGGGGACGAAGGTCTGTTTGAGATTGCAAGAGAATGCCATTCATTAGAGAAACTTGACCTTTGCCAGTGTCCATCAATCTCTGACAAGGGACTAGCTGCAGTTGCAAAGAATTGCCCAAGTTTAAGTGCTCTGACTATTGAATCATGTTCAAATATCGGGAATGAGAGTCTGCAAGCTATTGGAAGTTATTGTCCTAAGCTTCAATCAATAACTATTAAGGACTGCCCTCTTATTGGTGACCAAGGGGTTGCAGGTCTCTTATCATCAGCCTCAGTTGCATTGACAAAGGTGAAACTCCAAGTTCTAAATATCTCAGATTTCTCTCTGGCTGTGATTGGTCATTATGGCAAGTCCATCACAAACCTTGTGCTAACTGGACTTCAAAATGTGAGCcagaagggcttttgggttatgGGCAATGCTCAGGGTCTACGGATGCTATCTTCTTTAACTATTACTTCATGTAGGGGGACTTCAGATTTGAGCCTCGAAGCATTGGGCAAGGGGTGTCCAAATCTGAGGCAGATGTGTCTTCGTAAGTGTTGCTTTGTGTCTGATAATGGGCTGGTGGCTTTTGCTAAGGCTGCTGGATCTCTTGAGTGCTTACAATTGGAGGAGTGCAACAGGATCACTGAAACAGGAATTCTTAATGCGCTTTCAAACTGTAATTCAAAATTAAAGTCTCTTTCTATTGTCAAGTGCATGGGAATCAAGAGCATGCCTTCAGAAACTCCTGCCCTTTCACCTTGCGAATCTCTTCGATCCTTGTCCATCAGAAGCTGCCCATGGTTTAACAGTACTAGCTTGGCTTTGGTGGGGAAGCTGTGTCCCCAGCTGCATCACTTAGATCTTAGTGGCCTTTGTGGAATAACAGATGCTGCACTTCTCCCACTTCTGGAGAGCTGCGAGTCACTTGTGAAGGTGAATCTAAGTGATTGTGGAAACTTGACGGACAAAGTAATTATAGCATTGGCTGAGCTCCACGGTGCAACACTTGAGTTACTAAATCTTGAGGGTTGCAAGAAGGTTACTGATGCAAGCTTGGTAGCGATAGCGGACAGTTGTTTATTTCTCAATGATCTTGATGTTTCAAAGTGTTCCATCACTGATTCTGGTGTTGCTGCCCTGTCCAATGGAGTGCACTTAAATCTGCAAGTCCTCTCGTTATCCGGTTGCTCCATGGTATCAAACAGGAGCTTGCCTCATCTTAAAAAATTGGGAGAGACTTTGGTTGGGTTAAATCTCCAACACTGCAATTCCATAAGCAGCAGTAGTATTGAACGGCTGGTTGAAAACTTGTGGAGATGTGATATCCTCTCCTAG